From the Arvicola amphibius chromosome 2, mArvAmp1.2, whole genome shotgun sequence genome, one window contains:
- the LOC119807989 gene encoding LOW QUALITY PROTEIN: rRNA 2'-O-methyltransferase fibrillarin-like (The sequence of the model RefSeq protein was modified relative to this genomic sequence to represent the inferred CDS: substituted 1 base at 1 genomic stop codon), with product MKPGFSPRGGGFGGRGGFGGDRGGRGGXGGRGGFGGGRGGFGGGRGRGGGGGFRGPGGGGGGGGRGGGFQSGGGRGRGGGRGGKRGNQSGKNVMLEPHRHEGIFICRGKEDALVTKNLVPGESVYGEKRVSISEGDDKIEYRAWNPFRSKLAAAILGGVDQIHIKPGAKVLYLGAASGTTVSHVSDIVGPDGLVYAVEFSHRSGRDLINLAKKRTNIIPVIEDARHPHKYRMLIAMVDVIFADVAQPGQTRIVALNAHTFLRNGGHSVISIKANCIDSTASAEAVFASEVKKTQQENMKPQDHAVVVGVYRPPPKVKN from the coding sequence ATGAAGCCAGGTTTCAGCCCCCGTGGGGGTGGCTTTGGTGGCAGAGGAGGCTTCGGTGGTGACAGAGGTGGTAGAGGAGGATGAGGTGGACGAGGAGGCTTTGGCGGGGGTCGAGGAGGCTTTGGTGGAGGCCGAGGtcgaggtggaggtggaggcttCAGGGGaccaggaggaggtggaggaggaggtggacgAGGTGGAGGCTTCCAGTCTGGGGGCGGCCGGGGTCGAGGTGGTGGCCGGGGAGGCAAGAGAGGAAACCAGTCAGGGAAGAATGTGATGTTGGAACCACATCGGCATGAAGGCATCTTTATCTGTCGCGGAAAGGAGGATGCCCTTGTCACAAAGAATCTGGTCCCTGGAGAGTCTGTGTATGGGGAGAAGAGAGTCTCTATTTCAGAGGGAGATGACAAAATTGAATACCGAGCCTGGAACCCCTTCCGTTCCAAGCTGGCAGCAGCAATCCTGGGCGGCGTAGACCAGATCCATATCAAGCCAGGGGCCAAGGTGCTCTACCTTGGGGCAGCCTCAGGCACCACTGTCTCTCACGTCTCTGATATCGTTGGCCCGGATGGTCTGGTCTATGCAGTTGAGTTCTCCCACCGTTCTGGCCGTGACCTCATCAACTTGGCCAAGAAGAGGACCAACATTATTCCTGTGATTGAAGATGCCCGACACCCACACAAATACCGCATGCTTATCGCCATGGTGGATGTGATCTTTGCCGATGTGGCACAGCCAGGCCAAACCCGGATTGTGGCCCTGAATGCCCACACCTTCCTGAGGAATGGAGGACACTCTGTGATTTCCATTAAGGCGAACTGCATTGACTCCACAGCCTCGGCAGAAGCTGTGTTTGCATCTGAAGTGAAGAAGACGCAGCAGGAGAATATGAAGCCCCAGGACCACGCTGTGGTTGTAGGTGTGTACAGGCCACCTCCCAAGGTGAAGAACTGA